A single genomic interval of Anopheles marshallii chromosome 2, idAnoMarsDA_429_01, whole genome shotgun sequence harbors:
- the LOC128708931 gene encoding uncharacterized protein LOC128708931, with amino-acid sequence MGWAQRISKSLYKTRAATVGAQSVSTRQPWRVTMRIHARALLLISLAVLICAASGESGKHKKKTRRHEDDRSEQVYYVDQIASASAISPWTSNRIIAKTTENGKESQYVINISPEDEVIIHDDRATDRVSDRGPTEEQTPQDFVHEALRLRKQYMQNGPKGTTPMPASSFVEFTTVKYDHFGPSKAPEREAPEPHVIYHSKPVPTKPSTTMAPPSVPSAAPTYRPKHIKPKTTKPMLVHTVTPYVAIEHEQPEPMPTMGYRPKEMKSPPKQETVSKTVHLPASGKVAPIKQQDTSASSVYVQAVRPDESSFGSSYATHHESGSSYQEFHKFTPNADTQSSSSILTVHKVRPAPESYHAKHPKHPREDEHREYLGKTPKPKPPPAPVELGRYRPTKGFEVEAEEHTPKYHQEKKHYVSEVSHPHVQYEKEVEENFLKQQQQQQLQQQQHQQQQHQYHQQVEQEHQHHHHHHHGYETPRPAKKEKPLPAEEPQYYPPKSYRPIETITQVQMEPEPVPSEEPYRYKPLKSHHVDTFKPSTISFERDTNPAVQLKETYIYHPPKSHHVDPPKKQPETATVTYHGSKHYEPSDKHLSDVSPDFLKLATARPAKHKYADLPKPSPAPSYSKVTSYPTLQSTSSQREKPSYDPYKYRPSPTPELSSAGHGFQKISSSPASFPKYIPAKMPGEVQSESGTPYSFKQGHTAASESFSSYVPSSTPESFSAGVSQDYPQMFSASPTSYTKYSGASPSSAPSSDTLYEFPHMKETPKSFSKFQEPKAYSTIHPSEQPFKTLSTTIFMKPSTTEANYGVPSGKPIQNLTTSIGLKVSPSDATKTDYYTDPEVTTYYVLSNGTEIKLGDDPSKIPQEFRITSDDASFLSSNYSTKLAEDFAMKYNWDSLHTVADGEFYLGSATDATLKALMKDTPKSTSKFHEPIEYIVRDKKKLKPLVFPKVPHKPIKTVTIYKSTHRSSDDHLEGGFEPMIGVQPQMDKKSELPGGDDEFYYTNEAIDLEEDPTKASKKNAVFMPGQGMGGRMPGPGMMLNLAPRPVPVREPQGPPAQDMDMSAEPSKKHQYFVLYHIEDKEKKPTRQHVPQPPPTPVVPKQEIHYHYSEKESEEPEVTHEHYNYHHEETIEDSDDDIQHHYVNPNYGKFNYRPNIAHPSYQRPLRDSMAAGSETTLKVVDPDSKHTRPLEITKQEYMRHVQNAVLRYMRQLQEEGRLPQIASRDSDDTHKAFEEIDLSALLNGGPKPKFQLNGAVRTNVPPNPSHYKPMKSVPSSSTYKPTASSQNVKLGKNTYTAGKPLKVAIESMQDTLSSNVDLTVKGNKQLVKPDLSAIDVGQSYLHGSTLDHGPSSKGYDGTNGGASPKTKLHFNQQSHHDINTMLNAKEGASLQGLRTNLKGSYLDHTANNYGSIKAGSANVGASISFGNGGMGHGKGIHASEDDNKIAPEALDAPIQIINGIPITNPYNIDINTLRYMLGGLAQAQAEQQQQQPHTHKEPTLKLKGSNWMSLPTMASPTQVFSSHIPTYQHPPSEVNNYKYNANFDASNFKIKFPKNVKPKATNVGDAAASGSMNYAAWAESPRAPNQMSGNHFNHGNGNNNLNHGNGIPNQNVIVGNSRPMAVQNHHHHQQVQQQFQQQLQQQQQQQQQLQQQQQHFAQQHQQQHQQQFIRPNREFNPELYLNPNGQLFQGLLKQNPIMSKKAATSDWKPTTAKPTVGPSKAVKIDTNLRPPPPLVKG; translated from the exons ATGGGTTGGGCGCAACGGATTTCGAAGAGTTTATATAAAACGCGCGCGGCCACGGTTGGCGCACAGTCAGTATCAACCAGGCAACCGTGGCGCGTCACGATGAGGATCCACGCACGTGCACTGCTGTTGATAAGCCTTGCC GTGCTAATATGCGCGGCCAGCGGTGAAAGCGGAAAGCACAAGAAGAAAACCCGACGACACGAGGACGACCGGTCAGAACAGGTTTACTATGTTGATCAAATAGCATCTGCTTCTGCGATTTCACCCTGGACATCGAATCGCATTATCGCCAAAACTACTG AAAATGGTAAGGAATCCCAGTACGTGATCAACATCTCGCCGGAAGACGAAGTAATCATCCACGATGACAGAGCTACCGACCGCGTATCCGACCGTGGCCCAACGGAGGAACAAACTCCGCAGGACTTTGTCCACGAGGCACTGCGACTGCGGAAGCAGTACATGCAGAACGGTCCGAAGGGTACTACACCGATGCCGGCCAGCTCGTTCGTCGAGTTCACCACGGTCAAGTACGATCATTTTGGGCCGAGCAAGGCACCGGAGCGGGAAGCACCAGAACCGCACGTGATCTACCATAGCAAACCTGTTCCGACGAAACCATCGACCACTATGGCTCCACCATCCGTACCCTCAGCAGCGCCCACGTATCGGCCAAAGCACATTAAGCCGAAAACCACCAAACCAATGTTGGTGCACACCGTTACACCGTACGTGGCAATAGAGCATGAGCAGCCAGAACCGATGCCCACGATGGGATACCGGCcaaaggaaatgaaatcacCACCAAAGCAGGAAACGGTATCGAAAACGGTTCACCTGCCAGCATCTGGTAAGGTTGCACCCATCAAGCAGCAGGACACATCGGCTTCCAGCGTTTATGTGCAGGCTGTCCGGCCGGACGAGTCATCCTTCGGTAGTAGCTACGCCACGCATCACGAATCCGGCAGCAGCTACCAGGAATTTCACAAGTTCACACCGAACGCGGACACCCAGAGCAGCAGTTCCATTCTAACTGTCCATAAAGTGAGACCTGCGCCCGAGTCGTATCACGCAAAGCATCCGAAGCATCCGCGGGAAGATGAACATCGGGAGTACCTGGGGAAGACTCccaaaccaaaaccaccaccagctcCGGTAGAACTGGGCCGATATCGTCCAACAAAAGGGTTCGAGGTAGAAGCGGAAGAGCATACGCCGAAGTATCACCAGGAGAAGAAGCATTACGTGTCGGAAGTTTCACATCCGCACGTGCAGTACGAGAAGGAAGTTGAGGAGAACTTCCtgaaacaacagcagcagcagcagttacagcagcaacagcatcaacagcaacagcatcaataCCACCAACAGGTTGAGCAGgaacaccaacaccatcaccaccatcaccatggtTACGAAACTCCACGGCCtgcgaagaaggaaaaacctcTACCAGCCGAAGAACCGCAATACTATCCGCCCAAAAGCTACCGACCCATTGAAACTATCACGCAAGTTCAGATGGAACCGGAACCTGTGCCTTCCGAGGAACCGTATCGTTACAAACCTCTCAAGTCGCACCATGTCGACACATTCAAACCATCGACGATAAGCTTCGAACGGGACACTAACCCTGCCGTGCAGTTGAAGGAAACGTACATTTACCATCCGCCCAAATCGCATCACGTAGATCCGCCGAAGAAGCAACCGGAAACGGCCACCGTAACGTATCACGGCTCGAAACACTACGAACCCTCGGACAAGCATCTGTCGGATGTGTCACCGGACTTTTTGAAGTTGGCCACGGCGCGACCGGCCAAGCATAAGTATGCCGACTTGCCGAAGCCTTCACCAGCGCCCAGCTACTCGAAGGTGACTAGTTATCCCACACTGCAGTCCACAAGCTCGCAGCGCGAGAAACCTTCGtacgatccttacaaataccGTCCCAGTCCCACACCGGAATTGTCCAGCGCAGGCCATGGATTCCAAAAGATTTCTTCCTCGCCGGCTAGCTTCCCGAAGTACATCCCGGCCAAGATGCCTGGTGAGGTACAATCGGAATCCGGTACGCCGTACAGCTTTAAGCAGGGACATACCGCCGCATCGGAATCATTCTCCAGCTACGTTCCCTCGTCTACTCCGGAATCGTTCAGTGCAGGTGTTTCGCAAGATTACCCACAGATGTTCTCCGCGTCTCCAACCTCATACACCAAGTACAGTGGAGCAAGTCCATCGTCCGCACCATCGTCTGACACATTGTACGAGTTCCCGCACATGAAGGAAACTCCCAAATCGTTCTCAAAGTTCCAGGAACCGAAGGCATACTCTACCATCCACCCGTCAGAACAACCGTTCAAAACGCTCAGCACCACGATCTTCATGAAGCCGTCCACGACGGAAGCGAACTATGGCGTACCTTCGGGCAAACCAATCCAGAACCTTACCACCTCGATTGGGCTGAAGGTATCGCCGAGCGACGCTACCAAGACGGACTACTATACCGATCCTGAGGTGACCACGTACTATGTGCTTTCCAACGGAACCGAGATCAAGCTTGGGGACGATCCGTCCAAAATACCACAAGAGTTCCGCATTACATCGGACGATGCGTCCTTCCTGAGCAGCAACTATTCCACCAAGTTGGCAGAAGACTTTGCGATGAAGTACAACTGGGACAGTTTGCACACGGTGGCGGACGGAGAGTTCTATCTGGGATCAGCAACCGACGCTACACTTAAGGCACTCATGAAGGACACACCGAAGTCAACCTCCAAATTCCACGAGCCAATTGAGTACATCGTGCGGGATAAGAAAAAGCTGAAGCCACTCGTGTTTCCCAAAGTTCCTCACAAACCGATTAAGACGGTGACGATCTACAAGTCCACGCATCGATCGTCCGATGATCACCTGGAGGGTGGTTTCGAACCAATGATTGGTGTACAGCCGCAGATGGACAAGAAGAGTGAACTCCCCGGCGGGGACGATGAATTCTACTACACCAACGAGGCGATCGATCTGGAGGAGGATCCAACGAAGGCATCAAAGAAGAACGCTGTGTTTATGCCAGGTCAGGGAATGGGTGGACGAATGCCTGGACCGGGTATGATGCTAAACCTTGCCCCAAGACCCGTACCCGTGCGGGAGCCGCAAGGACCTCCGGCTCAAGATATGGATATGAGTGCCGAGCCGTCGAAGAAACATCAGTACTTCGTGCTGTACCACATCGAGGATAAGGAGAAGAAACCCACGCGACAGCACGTTCCTCAGCCACCACCGACGCCGGTAGTGCCGAAGCAAGAAATTCACTACCACTACAGCGAGAAGGAGTCGGAAGAACCCGAGGTAACACACGAGCATTACAACTACCACCACGAGGAGACAATCGAGGATTCGGATGACGATATACAGCATCACTACGTGAATCCGAACTATGGCAAGTTCAATTATCGGCCCAACATTGCGCATCCGTCGTACCAGAGACCGTTGCGCGACAGTATGGCAGCTGGTAGTGAAACAACGCTGAAGGTTGTTGATCCGGATTCGAAACACACCCGGCCGCTGGAAATCACCAAGCAGGAGTACATGCGCCACGTCCAGAATGCGGTGCTGCGGTATATGCGCCAGCTGCAGGAGGAAGGCCGTCTACCACAGATTGCCTCCCGTGACTCAGACGACACACATAAAGCGTTCGAAGAGATCGATCTGTCAGCACTGCTGAACGGAGGGCCCAAGCCAAAGTTCCAGCTCAATGGGGCGGTGCGCACCAATGTGCCTCCCAACCCAAGCCATTACAAACCGATGAAGTCTGTGCCGAGTTCGTCGACGTACAAACCGACGGCATCGTCGCAGAACGTGAAGCTTGGCAAGAACACGTACACGGCTGGTAAACCGCTGAAGGTAGCCATCGAGAGCATGCAGGACACGCTCAGCAGCAACGTGGACCTTACCGTAAAGGGGAACAAACAGCTGGTAAAGCCGGACCTCTCCGCAATCGATGTCGGACAATCGTACCTGCATGGTTCCACGCTAGATCACGGTCCATCCTCGAAGGGCTATGACGGTACCAATGGTGGAGCATCTCCCAAAACTAAGTTGCATTTCAATCAGCAATCTCATCACGACATCAACACGATGCTAAACGCCAAAGAAGGAGCAAGTCTGCAAGGCTTGCGGACGAATTTGAAGGGATCCTACCTGGACCACACGGCCAACAACTATGGTTCGATTAAGGCAGGATCCGCGAACGTGGGTGCTTCGATAAGCTTCGGTAATGGTGGTATGGGACATGGCAAGGGCATTCATGCCAGTGAGGACGACAATAAGATTGCACCCGAGGCACTGGACGCACCGATCCAGATCATCAATGGGATCCCGATTACGAATCCCTACAACATAGATATAAATACTCTGAG GTACATGCTGGGAGGACTCGCACAGGCACAAgccgaacagcagcagcagcaaccacatACGCACAAAGAACCGACCCTAAAACTGAAGGGTTCCAACTGGATGTCACTGCCAACGATGGCTAGTCCCACGCAGGTGTTCTCATCGCACATACCAACCTACCAGCACCCTCCATCGGAGGTGAACAACTACAAGTACAACGCCAACTTCGACGCGAGCAACTTCAAGATCAAGTTCCCGAAGAATGTCAAACCGAAGGCCACAAATGTCGGTGATGCTGCGGCTAGCGGATCGATGAACTATGCTGCCTGGGCAGAATCACCCAGGGCACCGAATCAGATGAGCGGTAACCATTTTAACCACGGCAATGGAAATAACAACCTGAACCACGGCAATGGTATTCCGAATCAGAATGTCATTGTTGGAAATAGCCGGCCGATGGCCGTACAgaatcaccaccatcatcagcaggtGCAGCAACAgttccagcagcagctgcagcaacagcagcagcagcaacagcagctacagcaacaacagcaacactttgcccagcagcatcaacagcagcaccagcagcagttcaTACGCCCGAACCGAGAATTCAACCCGGAGCTGTACCTCAACCCGAACGGGCAGCTGTTCCAGGGCTTGCTGAAACAGAACCCGATCATGAGCAAAAAAGCGGCCACCAGCGATTGGAAACCGACCACCGCCAAGCCAACCGTCGGACCCTCGAAGGCGGTCAAGATCGATACAAACCTGcgaccaccgccaccgttgGTCAAGGGTTGA
- the LOC128707708 gene encoding histidine-rich glycoprotein — translation MFKSIIFVTLFVGVCYAGLIHHHEDDDVSETEHHHNIEHKHATSHQSFKFHHFHAVPVYVKKEDQQFLKHPVEISGLKHNLKIVHPETEQHHGHGLTLENHSEFESKLHGGHGYDLGHAGSEHIGQEHYGGHEYEQHQFGHELDEHEE, via the exons ATGTTCAAATCAATT ATTTTCGTGACGCTGTTCGTGGGAGTGTGCTACGCTGGTTTGATCCACCATCACGAGGATGACGATGTGTCGGAAACGGAGCATCATCACAACATCGAGCATAAGCATGCGACATCACACCAGAGCTTCAAGTTCCACCACTTCCATGCCGTCCCGGTGTACGTAAAGAAGGAGGACCAGCAGTTCCTGAAGCATCCGGTGGAAATTTCGGGACTTAAGCATAACCTTAAG ATCGTGCACCCTGAAACCGAACAGCACCACGGCCACGGACTTACGCTGGAGAACCATAGCGAGTTCGAGAGCAAACTGCACGGTGGACACGGATACGATCTGGGCCATGCCGGTTCGGAACACATTGGCCAAGAGCACTACGGTGGCCACGAGTACGAACAGCACCAGTTCGGACACGAGCTGGACGAGCACGAAGAGTGA
- the LOC128708589 gene encoding uncharacterized protein LOC128708589, with protein MDALDVIEKRIENLNQLLGPLPTDGSQAENLTEAILSASSFLPSASTGHLADGAARGAILESFKRKDELEAYLDPAYLEEKQDIKAKEMYINTIANDLAGTFETLQKIKSLEPTLGAEYFRNLPDVSEQLKTMTTTASEQKQANELLEESLVIAMQRYSEIQSGIKDSLKAMTDRLDQLEDRLAQKKKQDKDI; from the coding sequence ATGGATGCTTTGGATGTGATTGAAAAGCGGATTGAAAACCTAAACCAGTTGCTCGGCCCACTGCCAACCGATGGAAGCCAAGCAGAGAACTTAACCGAAGCCATCCTGTCCGCCTCATCTTTCCTTCCATCCGCAAGCACCGGTCATCTGGCCGATGGTGCGGCCCGCGGTGCGATTCTGGAATCGTTTAAGCGCAAAGACGAGCTGGAAGCTTACCTAGATCCGGCATACTTGGAAGAAAAGCAGGACATCAAGGCAAAAGAAATGTACATCAACACGATAGCGAATGATCTGGCCGGTACGTTCGAAACGCTACAGAAGATCAAATCCCTCGAACCTACGCTGGGAGCGGAATATTTTCGCAACCTGCCCGACGTTAGTGAGCAGCTAAAAACCATGACTACGACGGCGAGCGAGCAGAAGCAGGCAAACGAACTGCTTGAGGAAAGTCTCGTCATTGCGATGCAACGTTACAGCGAGATTCAGAGTGGGATTAAGGATTCGCTCAAAGCCATGACCGACCGGTTGGATCAGTTGGAAGATCGTCTGGCGCAGAAGAAAAAGCAGGATAAAGATATATAA